One Cololabis saira isolate AMF1-May2022 chromosome 18, fColSai1.1, whole genome shotgun sequence genomic region harbors:
- the ints9 gene encoding integrator complex subunit 9, with protein sequence MKLYCLSGHPTLPCNVLKFKSTTIMLDCGLDTTSVLNFLPLPLVHSPRLSKLPGWISKDGTLNLEKELKECAGRVFVDSQPEFCLPEKELLDLSTIDVILISNYHCMMALPYITEHTGFTGTVYATEPTLQIGRLLMEELVNFMERVPKAQSATCWKNKEIQRLLPGPLKDAVDVWAWKRSYSMQEVNSALSKVQLVGYSQKVELFGAVQVSPLSSGYSLGSSNWVIQSHHEKVSYVSGSSLLTTHPQPMDQSSLKNSDVLILTGLTQMPTANPDGMLGEFCSNLAMTIRAGGNVLVPCYSSGVIYDLLECLYQFIESANLGTTPFYFISPVANSSLEFSQIFAEWLCHNKQSKVYLPEPPFPHAELIQTNKLKHYPSIHGDFSSEFRQPCVVFTGHPSLRFGDVVHFMELWGKSGLNTIIFTEPDFSYLDALAPYQPLAMKCVYCPIDTRLNFHQVSKLLKEVQPLHVVCPEPYAQPPVSQSHRSDLMLELQPPPMPYRRCSVLSLPFKRRYERVYVLPELANSLVPTEVKPGVSVATVSAVLHSKDNKHTLQSVPKPPPVPPSKKRKRVMEEPPVVMAPKPLLSGAVPLEGFLATLQKHGISEVKVEETADGHILHLQAEDTLIQLEEDGTHIVCDNNEPLRTTLRDLVLRFLQKL encoded by the exons ATGAAACTG TATTGTTTGTCAGGTCATCCCACATTGCCCTGCAATGTCCTTAAGTTCAAGTCCACCACCATCATGTTGGACTGTGGACTGGACACCACCTCTGTCCTCAACTTCCTCCCGCTGCCTCTGGTGCACAG TCCGCGACTCTCTAAACTGCCTGGTTGGATCTCAAAGGATGGAACATTAAACCTGGAAAAG GAGCTGAAAGAATGTGCTGGACGGGTTTTTGTGGACTCGCAGCCAGAGTTCTGCCTCCCCGAG AAAGAATTACTGGATCTGTCAACGATCGACGTCATCCTCATCTCCAACTACCACTGCATGATGGCGCTGCCGTACATCACCGAGCACACGGGCTTCACGGGGACGGTGTACGCCACGGAGCCCACGCTGCAGATCGGGAG GTTGCTGATGGAGGAGCTGGTGAACTTCATGGAGAGGGTTCCTAAGGCTCAGTCTGCCACCTGCTGGAAGAACAAGGAAATTCAACG GCTGCTTCCCGGGCCGCTGAAGGACGCCGTGGACGTGTGGGCGTGGAAACGATCCTACAGCATGCAGGAGGTCAACTCAGCCCTCAGCAAAGTGCAGCTCGTGGGTTACTCCCAGAAAGTG GAGCTGTTTGGAGCCGTCCAGGTCTCCCCGCTGAGCTCCGGCTACTCGCTGGGCAGCTCCAACTGGGTCATCCAGTCGCACCACGAGAAGGTGTCCTACGTGTCGGGTTCGTCGCTGCTCACCACACACCCgcag CCGATGGACCAGAGCTCCCTGAAGAACAGCGACGTCCTCATCCTGACGGGCCTCACCCAGATGCCCACCGCCAACCCAGACGGCATGCTGGGAGAATTCTGCAGTAACTTGG ccatGACGATCCGGGCGGGAGGCAACGTGCTGGTGCCGTGCTACTCTTCAGGCGTGATATACGACCTGCTGGAGTGTCTGTACCAGTTCATCGAGAGCGCCAACCTGGGCACCACGCCCTTCTACTTCATCTCCCCGGTGGCCAACAGCTCGCTGGAGTTCTCCCAGATCTTCGCCGAGTG GCTCTGTCATAACAAGCAATCAAAGGTGTATCTTCCTGAGCCGCCGTTCCCACACGCAGAG ctgatccaaaccaACAAACTGAAACACTACCCCAGCATCCACGGAGACTTCAGCAGCGAGTTCCGCCAGCCCTGCGTGGTTTTCACCGGCCACCCGTCCCTGCGCTTCGGGGACGTGGTGCATTTCATGGAGCTGTGGGGCAAATCAGGGCTCAACACCATCATCTTCACCG AGCCAGACTTCTCCTACCTGGACGCCCTGGCTCCCTACCAGCCGCTGGCCATGAAGTGCGTCTACTGTCCCATCGACACCAGGCTCAACTTCCACCAGGTGTCCAAACTGCTGAAGGAAGTCCAG CCGCTGCATGTGGTGTGTCCGGAGCCGTACGCCCAGCCCCCCGTGAGCCAGTCCCACCGCTCCGACCtgatgctggagctgcagccgccgcCCATGCCCTACCGCCGCTGCTCCGTCCTCAGCCTGCCCTTCAAGCGCCGCTACGAGCGCGTCTACGTCCTGCCCGAG CTGGCAAACTCGCTGGTGCCCACTGAGGTCAAACCTGGCGTCTCCGTGGCAACCGTGTCTGCGGTGCTGCACTCGAAGGACAACAAACACACGTTACAG TCGGTGCCCAAGCCCCCCCCGGTGCCCCCCAGCAAGAAGAGGAAGCGGGTGATGGAGGAGCCACCGGTGGTGATGGCTCCCAAGCCCCTGCTGAGCGGAGCGGTGCCCCTGGAAGGTTTCCTGGCCACGTTACAGAAG CACGGCATCTCGGAGGTTAAGGTGGAGGAGACGGCGGACGGACACATCCTGCATCTGCAGGCCGAGGACACGCTGATCCAGCTGGAGGAGGACGGGACGCACATCGTCTGCGACAACAACGAGCCGCTGCGGACCACGCTGAGAGACCTGGTGCTGCGCTTCCTGCAGAAGCTCTGA